A stretch of the Candidatus Kapaibacterium sp. genome encodes the following:
- the map gene encoding type I methionyl aminopeptidase has protein sequence MNILEKFFGNVSFKSDAEIDLMQDSARIVSDTLAMLADEIKPGIQTITLDRLAETFIRDHKATPAFIGLYGYPNTLCTSINDEIVHGIPGNKELRDGDIISIDCGAIMHQFYSDQAYTFGIGEISDDKKRLLTVTYECLILGIEQMKSYYKVGDISFAIQQHALRNGYQIVEELVGHGIGKKIHEFPQIPNHGQKGSGTILVTGFVLAIEPMLTHGSSKILKLEDGWTIVTRDGLPSAHFEHNVAIRNGKATVLSDFSKIESILTRRGYFKPQDFVSIENSINY, from the coding sequence ATGAATATTCTCGAGAAATTTTTCGGTAATGTGAGTTTCAAAAGCGATGCAGAAATTGATTTGATGCAAGATTCGGCTCGCATTGTTTCAGATACTCTTGCGATGCTCGCCGATGAAATTAAACCCGGAATTCAGACTATCACACTTGACCGTTTGGCTGAAACTTTCATTCGTGACCACAAAGCTACTCCTGCATTTATAGGATTATACGGCTATCCGAACACTCTTTGCACTTCGATTAATGATGAAATTGTTCATGGCATTCCCGGAAATAAAGAACTTCGCGATGGTGATATTATTTCGATTGATTGTGGTGCAATTATGCACCAATTCTATTCTGACCAAGCCTACACTTTCGGAATTGGCGAAATTTCCGACGATAAAAAGAGACTCCTCACCGTAACTTATGAATGCTTGATTTTGGGTATCGAACAAATGAAATCCTATTATAAAGTTGGTGATATTAGTTTTGCTATCCAGCAGCACGCTTTGCGAAACGGCTATCAAATTGTTGAAGAATTAGTCGGGCACGGGATAGGTAAAAAGATTCACGAATTCCCCCAAATACCGAACCATGGACAAAAAGGCTCCGGTACAATTCTTGTAACAGGATTTGTATTGGCAATAGAACCAATGCTGACACACGGTTCGTCGAAAATACTCAAACTTGAAGACGGATGGACAATTGTAACTCGGGACGGCTTGCCTTCGGCACATTTCGAACATAACGTCGCAATCAGGAATGGAAAAGCTACTGTGCTTTCCGATTTTTCTAAGATTGAATCAATTCTAACTCGTAGAGGATATTTCAAACCTCAAGATTTTGTTTCTATTGAAAATTCAATTAATTATTAA
- a CDS encoding phosphate ABC transporter substrate-binding protein, which translates to MKILTLLVCGLIILGCSSTTKEPTRIIIKGSDTMYMLSIRLAAEYMKNNRNVSIYVYSGGTASGFQAIQDKSADICMASRNVEPEEVKRLADEFSAVGVSHLIAKDALSIYVNNKNPVQSLSMQQLQNIFKCEITNWSDLGWAGLKISPINRQENSGTREYFLTHVLDGHEYCKNIPSALSLSNMIEIISQDSLAIGYGGITYVEGVKHLNINGIEPTTENVLKDLYPIIRYLQFYTINSPRGAVKDFLDWCLSKQAQDLIKEMGFIPIWDK; encoded by the coding sequence TTGAAAATTTTAACATTGTTGGTTTGTGGTTTGATAATTTTGGGGTGTAGCTCCACTACAAAGGAGCCTACTCGTATCATTATCAAAGGCTCTGATACCATGTATATGCTTTCGATTAGATTAGCCGCAGAATACATGAAGAACAACCGCAATGTTTCAATTTATGTTTATAGCGGCGGCACAGCCTCAGGATTTCAGGCAATTCAAGATAAATCTGCCGACATTTGCATGGCATCACGTAATGTTGAACCCGAAGAAGTAAAGCGGCTTGCCGATGAATTTAGCGCTGTTGGAGTTTCGCATCTAATCGCAAAAGATGCCTTAAGTATTTACGTAAATAACAAAAACCCCGTGCAATCGCTTTCAATGCAACAATTGCAAAATATTTTCAAGTGCGAAATCACTAATTGGAGTGATTTAGGATGGGCAGGCTTGAAAATCAGTCCTATCAACAGGCAAGAAAATTCCGGCACGCGAGAATATTTTCTGACTCACGTTCTTGACGGACATGAATATTGCAAAAATATTCCTTCGGCGCTATCACTCAGCAATATGATTGAAATCATCAGCCAGGATTCTTTGGCAATTGGTTATGGCGGCATAACTTATGTAGAAGGAGTCAAGCATCTCAACATTAATGGTATCGAACCTACAACCGAAAATGTACTTAAGGATTTATATCCAATAATAAGATATTTGCAATTTTATACGATAAACTCGCCCAGAGGGGCTGTCAAAGATTTTTTGGATTGGTGTTTGAGCAAACAAGCACAAGATTTGATTAAGGAAATGGGATTTATTCCAATTTGGGATAAATAA
- a CDS encoding M28 family peptidase produces MIFHLPVSSKDSASEPLMQSVLSLNPINFREVIHTLGHDSMMGRPTDGKIGNKAAEVIANRLADYGILPGLNGSYFQNIPLHEISVLPESEFKIECNETIEFALYEDYIVNSTGMMSYLPRPLDIVFAGFGIFAPEFDYNDYQNIDVSGKVVVLLNGEPYSEDLEYFNGIYPTIYSNFQTKAKYALARGAKACIILLSEKDLRFKPWADMLLEYNLPEMTLAQTASEILTIIMPYTKADKILDCLEITIEQDEFGFSNFSNESQSKATFSFKGKYTDKTFLAPNVVGIIQGRGENVKDEYLLLSAHYDHLGIGVPIDGDSIYNGVLDNAMGVSALLELSRLLNLFADNLNRNIIIVFTTAEERGLLGSIYYAKNPVVPLYKTIANLNIDGIAFIDNFNSVIGVGSDFSELNEILNKVAEKNNLYVELLPYELSKVGAFNRSDQTIFAQAGIPSMLVMEGTDYENISHEFGFYRLYDYMVNYYHSPFDDLNFMINYDAALQHVDFLLSLSIELINSEKVPEWYEGTKFEIERLRTRAERR; encoded by the coding sequence ATGATTTTTCATCTACCGGTTAGTAGCAAGGATTCAGCAAGTGAACCTCTAATGCAAAGTGTTCTGTCGCTTAATCCGATAAATTTCAGGGAAGTTATTCATACTTTGGGACATGATTCGATGATGGGCAGACCCACCGACGGCAAAATCGGGAATAAAGCTGCGGAAGTGATAGCAAACAGATTAGCTGACTATGGCATTTTGCCGGGCTTGAACGGTTCATACTTCCAAAATATCCCATTGCATGAAATTTCGGTGTTACCTGAAAGCGAATTTAAAATTGAATGTAATGAAACTATTGAGTTCGCTCTTTATGAAGATTATATTGTCAATTCTACCGGAATGATGTCATATTTGCCACGACCTTTGGATATAGTATTTGCCGGTTTTGGGATTTTTGCTCCCGAATTTGATTATAATGATTACCAAAATATTGATGTAAGCGGCAAAGTGGTTGTTTTGCTAAATGGTGAGCCATATTCCGAAGACCTCGAATATTTCAATGGCATTTATCCGACTATATATTCAAATTTCCAAACTAAAGCCAAATATGCTTTAGCTCGAGGTGCAAAAGCTTGTATAATACTGCTTTCCGAGAAGGATTTACGATTCAAACCCTGGGCAGACATGTTGCTCGAATATAATTTGCCCGAGATGACATTGGCTCAGACAGCTTCAGAAATTTTAACTATAATTATGCCTTATACCAAAGCAGATAAAATTCTCGACTGTCTGGAGATTACTATTGAACAAGATGAATTCGGATTTTCAAATTTCAGTAATGAAAGTCAATCCAAAGCTACTTTTTCATTCAAGGGGAAATATACTGATAAGACTTTTTTGGCTCCAAATGTGGTTGGAATTATCCAAGGGCGAGGTGAAAATGTCAAAGATGAGTATTTGTTGCTTTCTGCACATTATGACCACCTTGGGATTGGTGTTCCGATTGACGGCGATTCGATATATAATGGTGTTTTGGATAATGCAATGGGAGTGTCGGCATTGTTGGAGTTGTCCAGATTGTTGAATTTATTTGCCGATAATTTGAATAGAAATATTATAATAGTGTTCACTACTGCTGAGGAAAGAGGTTTGCTCGGTAGTATTTATTATGCCAAAAATCCGGTCGTACCATTGTATAAAACTATCGCAAATCTGAATATTGATGGCATTGCATTCATTGATAATTTTAACTCTGTCATTGGTGTCGGTTCGGATTTCTCGGAATTGAACGAAATATTAAATAAAGTTGCGGAGAAAAATAATTTGTATGTAGAATTGTTGCCATATGAATTAAGCAAAGTGGGTGCTTTTAATCGCTCCGACCAAACAATTTTTGCTCAAGCCGGAATTCCCTCGATGCTTGTGATGGAAGGAACAGATTATGAAAATATTAGCCACGAATTCGGTTTCTATCGTTTGTATGACTACATGGTGAACTATTATCATTCGCCTTTTGATGATTTAAATTTTATGATTAATTACGATGCGGCTTTGCAACATGTAGATTTTTTGTTAAGTTTGTCTATTGAATTAATCAATTCGGAAAAAGTTCCCGAATGGTACGAAGGAACAAAGTTCGAAATTGAGAGACTGAGAACAAGGGCTGAAAGGAGATGA
- the pepF gene encoding oligoendopeptidase F, with protein MNKFNMIWIVIFCIIGASMKTYTQTKLPTRAEIDDKYKWNTADIFVSDDAWEQEFARIKSEIPKIQQFKGKFAESAKSVYDCFALTDKVSAAFSKLYLYVALSRDTDLNEGKFQMMYDRIQKLGSEFSAAASFITPELIAIPKEKFNSYLNDKVLADYRHRLESTYKMRDHTLPADQEQLLAKLSPVFQTASNTYSILNDAELPFPNIKMNDGTEMQVSHGRYRAALFALDRNYRRDVYKATYEPYRALKGTMASLYNSRVKQRLVNSEIRKYSSPIEAALKGNDIPVDVYKNLVKSVNSNLDALHKWAKIKKTALKLDELHPYDTYVTLFPATQREYQYDEATEIVLKSLKPLGDEYVKQVKFGFENRWIDVYETQGKRSGAYSNSTGAGPHPFILMNWNNTMDDMFTLTHEIGHNMHSFFSEKNQPYHYTGYSIFVAEVASITNEALLLDYLLENAKTKEEKAELLEKFLISAQMTFFRQTRFAEFEMLTHEKAQKGEILTADQLTELFAELYQKYWGPEMVTDAEEGLSWARVHHLVKYDFYVYQYATGFVAAHALAEQIKNEGAPAIKRYLDFLSSGSSDYPINVLQKAGVDMSSPKPIELTIQKIKRYTEELEKLMKS; from the coding sequence ATGAATAAGTTTAATATGATTTGGATTGTAATTTTTTGCATAATTGGAGCTTCCATGAAAACCTATACGCAAACCAAACTGCCCACGAGGGCTGAAATTGACGACAAATACAAGTGGAATACTGCCGATATTTTTGTTTCCGATGATGCTTGGGAACAGGAATTCGCACGTATAAAAAGTGAAATCCCCAAGATTCAACAGTTCAAAGGCAAATTTGCCGAATCGGCAAAATCCGTTTATGATTGCTTTGCTCTGACTGATAAAGTATCGGCGGCATTTTCGAAATTATACTTATACGTCGCTTTGTCGAGAGATACAGATTTGAACGAAGGCAAATTCCAAATGATGTACGACAGAATCCAAAAGCTCGGTTCGGAATTTTCTGCAGCGGCTTCGTTTATTACGCCTGAATTGATTGCCATTCCAAAAGAAAAATTCAATTCATATTTGAATGACAAGGTTTTGGCAGATTACAGGCACCGATTGGAATCAACTTACAAAATGCGCGACCATACTCTACCGGCAGACCAGGAACAACTTCTTGCAAAACTTAGTCCTGTATTCCAGACTGCAAGCAATACTTATTCGATTTTGAACGATGCTGAATTGCCTTTCCCAAATATCAAAATGAATGACGGAACGGAAATGCAAGTTTCACACGGTCGATACAGAGCAGCACTATTTGCATTGGACAGAAATTACCGCCGCGACGTTTACAAAGCCACTTATGAACCATACAGAGCATTAAAAGGGACAATGGCATCATTGTACAATTCCAGAGTAAAGCAAAGACTTGTGAATTCGGAAATTCGTAAGTATTCCTCCCCGATTGAAGCCGCTTTGAAAGGCAACGATATTCCGGTAGATGTTTACAAAAATTTAGTAAAATCCGTAAATAGCAACCTTGATGCACTGCACAAATGGGCAAAAATCAAAAAGACAGCTTTGAAATTAGACGAGCTACACCCATATGATACATATGTGACGCTCTTCCCTGCTACACAGCGTGAATATCAATATGACGAAGCTACCGAAATCGTACTAAAATCGCTCAAACCATTAGGCGACGAATACGTTAAACAAGTGAAATTCGGATTTGAAAATAGATGGATTGACGTTTACGAAACTCAGGGCAAACGCAGCGGAGCATATTCCAATAGTACAGGTGCAGGTCCTCACCCATTCATCTTGATGAATTGGAACAACACAATGGACGATATGTTCACATTGACTCATGAAATCGGGCACAATATGCACTCATTTTTCAGCGAGAAAAACCAACCATATCATTATACCGGATATTCGATTTTCGTAGCAGAAGTGGCATCAATTACAAACGAAGCATTATTGCTCGATTACTTGCTCGAAAATGCTAAAACAAAAGAAGAAAAAGCTGAACTACTCGAAAAATTCTTAATCTCAGCACAAATGACATTTTTCCGTCAAACACGATTCGCCGAATTTGAAATGTTGACACACGAAAAGGCTCAAAAAGGTGAAATATTGACAGCAGACCAACTGACTGAATTATTCGCCGAGCTATACCAAAAGTATTGGGGACCCGAAATGGTAACCGATGCTGAAGAAGGCTTATCATGGGCACGCGTTCATCATTTGGTAAAATACGATTTCTATGTTTACCAATACGCTACCGGATTTGTAGCAGCCCACGCTTTAGCCGAGCAAATCAAGAACGAAGGCGCCCCTGCAATCAAGCGCTATTTGGATTTCCTTTCTTCAGGTAGTTCGGATTACCCAATCAACGTATTGCAAAAAGCCGGAGTTGACATGAGCAGCCCCAAACCCATAGAACTTACGATACAAAAAATCAAACGCTACACCGAAGAATTAGAAAAGCTGATGAAATCGTAA
- a CDS encoding type II toxin-antitoxin system HicB family antitoxin, whose protein sequence is MENKLKLTIVYTPCEEGGYTAYIKEMRGVISEGETKEEARENVLDALGLMSPDIMS, encoded by the coding sequence ATGGAAAACAAATTAAAACTTACCATTGTATATACGCCTTGCGAAGAAGGTGGCTATACCGCATATATTAAAGAAATGAGAGGTGTGATATCTGAAGGTGAGACTAAGGAAGAAGCTCGTGAAAATGTTTTAGATGCACTCGGTCTTATGTCCCCAGACATAATGAGCTGA
- a CDS encoding type II toxin-antitoxin system HicB family antitoxin, which yields MTYNNYKVLLRPEPEGGFTVLVPSLPGCISYGSTLIEAKIMAKEAIELYLESLSEHNESIPNDNETLEYSVMVESYA from the coding sequence ATGACATATAATAATTACAAGGTATTATTAAGACCAGAGCCGGAAGGTGGTTTTACAGTTTTAGTGCCCTCTTTGCCCGGATGTATCTCGTATGGTTCAACGCTTATTGAGGCAAAAATTATGGCTAAGGAAGCAATCGAACTATATTTAGAAAGCCTTTCAGAGCATAATGAATCTATTCCAAATGATAATGAAACCTTGGAGTATAGTGTTATGGTAGAATCTTATGCCTAA
- a CDS encoding type II toxin-antitoxin system HicA family toxin, with protein sequence MPKLPSLTPTEIMKILLKNGFLIDRIKGSHHILINHDTKTRVVIPMHKKDLPKGTLYEIIKQSGIKIEEF encoded by the coding sequence ATGCCTAAACTGCCATCATTGACGCCTACGGAAATTATGAAAATACTTCTTAAAAATGGCTTTTTGATTGACAGAATAAAAGGTAGTCACCACATTCTAATTAACCATGATACTAAAACAAGAGTCGTGATACCAATGCACAAAAAGGATTTGCCGAAAGGTACATTATATGAAATTATTAAGCAATCCGGTATTAAAATCGAAGAGTTTTAA
- a CDS encoding PAS domain-containing protein: protein MKKSGFKKSDSTVTVDEQIRPQKAAFNNFPVVGIGASAGGLEALEQFFSNVPPGIGMAFIVIQHLDPNHVGMLPEILQRTTDMKVTQAEDLMKVLPNHVYVIPPNKSMSIVKGHLRLLEPIEIRGLRLPIDFFFNSLADEQLNNAIGVILSGMGSDGSQGIKSIKERHGIVLVQDPATSVFDAMPRSAIDSVVVDIQGTANELPGKLIDFINFNTNNAIKNDFDGANKSNIEKIVHLLRTSTGHDFSQYKKNTLYRRVERRMGVHKIDKIANYVRFLQENPSEINILFKELLIGVTNFFRDSEVWNKLKNSVLPEMLNELPDGYILRAWVPACSTGEEAYSLAIIFDEVYQEIKHKKKLYLQIFATDIDNDAINIARKGNYSSNIATNVSLDRIDKYFKSNEYGYRINTNIREMVVFASHNIINDPPFTKLDILSCRNLFIYIEPDLQKQLMSLFYYSLNVGGLMILGTAESDSSKKGMFDSIDTKLKLLKRSNNEIESIFTDFPSSYLTKLRIPMNEKKANMMPDSIQSLAEQLLLQRYAPASVLISGSGDIIYITGRTGKYLEPAAGKANMNIYIMAREGLSHKLPEAIRKAKQNYEPVLIYDLKVGSEKDYHMVDVIVQQIEKPDLLKNNIIVVFSEVPEYRVPIYTKLKPGQTDALLPLNELEIALARAYEDLKTLREEMETSNEELSSLNEELQSSNEELQSSNEELTSSKEEMQSLNEELQTVNAELQIRVADYLEADNDMKNLLNSTDIATLFLDRELNIRRFTDQLTKLIKLRPTDIGRPFTDMVSELQYPEIAEHSKEVLRTLVFKEMDIATNDNKWYTVRIMPYRNFDDRIDGLVITFIDITFAKHLEAELNKTKDLLRKNNLM, encoded by the coding sequence ATGAAAAAGTCGGGCTTCAAAAAATCAGATAGTACAGTTACTGTTGATGAACAAATAAGACCCCAAAAAGCGGCTTTCAATAATTTTCCTGTTGTAGGCATTGGTGCTTCAGCCGGTGGCTTAGAAGCACTTGAGCAATTTTTTTCTAATGTTCCCCCCGGTATAGGGATGGCATTTATTGTCATCCAGCATCTCGACCCCAATCATGTCGGAATGTTGCCTGAAATTCTTCAACGCACAACTGATATGAAAGTAACTCAGGCTGAAGACCTTATGAAAGTACTACCCAATCATGTCTATGTAATTCCACCCAATAAAAGCATGTCAATCGTAAAAGGTCATCTGCGTTTATTAGAGCCGATTGAAATACGCGGGCTGAGATTGCCGATTGATTTCTTTTTCAATTCGCTTGCAGACGAACAACTCAATAACGCTATCGGTGTTATTCTATCCGGAATGGGTAGTGATGGTAGTCAGGGTATAAAATCAATCAAGGAAAGGCATGGTATTGTTTTGGTTCAAGACCCTGCAACTTCAGTTTTTGATGCAATGCCCAGAAGTGCAATTGATTCTGTAGTTGTGGATATTCAAGGCACGGCTAATGAATTACCCGGCAAACTGATAGATTTTATTAATTTTAATACTAATAATGCTATCAAAAATGACTTTGATGGTGCCAATAAAAGTAATATCGAGAAAATAGTTCATTTGCTTCGCACATCTACAGGTCATGATTTTTCCCAATATAAAAAGAATACCCTGTACCGCAGAGTTGAACGGCGAATGGGTGTTCATAAGATTGATAAGATTGCCAATTACGTAAGGTTTTTGCAGGAAAATCCGAGTGAAATTAATATTCTTTTCAAAGAATTATTAATAGGAGTTACTAATTTTTTCAGAGATTCTGAAGTATGGAATAAGCTTAAAAATAGCGTTCTTCCTGAAATGCTCAATGAGTTGCCTGATGGTTATATTCTCAGAGCGTGGGTTCCGGCTTGCTCTACCGGAGAAGAAGCATATTCTCTGGCTATTATTTTTGATGAAGTATATCAAGAAATCAAACATAAAAAGAAACTATATTTGCAAATATTCGCTACAGATATTGATAATGATGCAATAAATATCGCTCGAAAAGGAAATTATTCTTCGAACATTGCAACAAATGTTTCATTAGATAGAATTGACAAATATTTTAAAAGTAATGAGTACGGCTATAGAATAAACACAAATATTCGAGAAATGGTTGTTTTTGCAAGCCATAATATAATCAATGACCCTCCATTTACAAAATTAGATATTCTATCATGCAGAAATTTGTTTATATATATAGAGCCTGATTTACAGAAGCAACTTATGTCATTATTTTACTATAGTTTAAATGTCGGTGGATTAATGATTCTCGGCACTGCTGAAAGTGATAGTTCCAAAAAAGGTATGTTTGACTCAATCGATACAAAATTGAAATTGCTGAAACGCTCTAATAATGAAATAGAATCAATATTTACAGATTTTCCAAGCTCTTATTTAACTAAATTAAGAATTCCGATGAATGAAAAAAAAGCAAACATGATGCCGGATAGTATCCAGTCACTTGCAGAGCAATTATTGCTGCAAAGATATGCACCGGCAAGCGTTCTGATTAGTGGTTCGGGTGATATAATCTATATTACAGGTCGCACCGGCAAGTATTTAGAGCCTGCTGCCGGAAAAGCTAATATGAATATCTACATAATGGCTCGGGAAGGTTTGAGCCACAAGCTACCTGAAGCTATCCGAAAAGCGAAACAAAATTATGAGCCTGTTTTAATTTATGATTTAAAAGTTGGTTCTGAAAAAGATTATCACATGGTTGATGTTATTGTACAACAAATTGAAAAACCTGATTTATTAAAAAATAATATTATTGTGGTTTTTTCAGAAGTTCCTGAATACAGAGTACCGATTTATACTAAATTAAAACCCGGGCAAACAGACGCTTTGCTACCATTGAATGAGTTAGAAATAGCACTTGCCCGCGCTTATGAAGATTTGAAAACCTTGAGAGAGGAAATGGAAACTTCGAACGAGGAACTAAGCTCCTTGAACGAGGAACTTCAATCCTCAAATGAAGAACTTCAATCCTCAAACGAAGAATTAACTTCATCAAAAGAGGAAATGCAAAGTCTGAACGAAGAGCTTCAAACTGTTAATGCCGAATTACAAATCCGTGTAGCAGATTATCTTGAAGCAGATAATGACATGAAAAATCTTCTCAACAGTACTGATATTGCAACATTATTCCTCGATAGAGAATTGAATATCCGTCGTTTTACAGACCAATTAACTAAATTAATAAAACTGAGACCAACTGATATTGGACGACCTTTTACTGATATGGTTTCGGAGTTACAGTATCCCGAAATTGCAGAACATTCTAAAGAAGTTCTCCGAACACTGGTATTCAAAGAAATGGACATTGCAACCAACGATAATAAATGGTACACTGTAAGAATTATGCCTTACAGAAATTTTGATGACAGAATTGACGGTTTAGTAATAACCTTCATTGACATAACATTTGCTAAACATTTGGAAGCTGAACTAAACAAAACCAAAGATTTACTTCGTAAAAATAATTTAATGTAA
- a CDS encoding TlpA family protein disulfide reductase produces MSVTKFKKTFALPFALVAVAAILVFSYTNTTQAQATSKAGDPIVLTINSVIPNNVAGTPVNFKFTHNGKETTFSEFTKGKVVFLNFWGTWCPPCRKEIPDIIEIQKELGNKDFVVIGIAMERDRDPMTKVTSFSKAQGINYINFIGVKELFNAYGGISSVPTTYIIGADGKIEEVIVGMRAKAQFMKSINKVLKS; encoded by the coding sequence ATGTCTGTTACTAAGTTTAAAAAGACTTTTGCCTTGCCCTTTGCCTTAGTGGCGGTGGCTGCCATATTAGTGTTTTCATATACAAACACAACTCAAGCCCAAGCTACGAGCAAAGCAGGCGACCCGATTGTTTTGACAATCAATTCTGTGATTCCGAATAACGTAGCCGGTACACCCGTAAACTTCAAGTTTACCCACAACGGAAAAGAAACCACTTTTTCAGAGTTCACCAAAGGTAAAGTTGTATTTTTGAATTTTTGGGGTACTTGGTGTCCGCCTTGTCGCAAAGAGATACCCGATATAATTGAAATACAAAAGGAATTGGGAAACAAGGATTTTGTGGTAATCGGCATTGCTATGGAAAGAGACCGTGACCCGATGACAAAAGTAACAAGCTTTTCGAAAGCACAAGGAATTAATTACATAAATTTCATTGGAGTCAAGGAACTCTTTAACGCATATGGTGGCATTAGTTCAGTTCCGACTACATACATAATTGGTGCTGACGGCAAAATTGAAGAAGTAATCGTTGGAATGCGTGCCAAAGCACAATTTATGAAATCTATAAACAAAGTATTGAAATCATAA